In the genome of uncultured Celeribacter sp., the window CAACGCGTGCTTCTGGCACGTGCGCTTTTGACCAATCCCGATCTGTTGATTCTGGATGAAGCCACCCAAGGCCTCGACCAACCCGGCTCCGCCGATTTCTACAGCCAGATCGAGCGGCTGCGCCGTGAAAAAGGCTGCGCCGTGCTCATGGTGTCGCATGAGCTCCATGTCGTGATGGCGGCCTCGGATCGGGTGATCTGTCTCAATGGTCACGTCTGTTGTCACGGCGCGCCGGACCATGTCGCCTCCGCGCCAGAATACCGCGCGCTCTTTGGCACCGGTACCCATGGCGCGCTGGCGCTTTATCGCCACGACCATGACCACGACGCTTGCGATCACGATCATTCCCATGACACAGCACATAAGGAAAGCGCATGAGCCTTTTGGATGA includes:
- a CDS encoding metal ABC transporter ATP-binding protein, with amino-acid sequence MSLVSVDTISLHLGGRQVLDQVSLDIEPGEIVTIVGPNGSGKSTLLRVIIGALSPKIGKITRKKGLKIGYVPQKLHIDPTLPLTVRRFLSLPKRVSDEAAHAALHDAGAGHLCHHQMTSLSGGQFQRVLLARALLTNPDLLILDEATQGLDQPGSADFYSQIERLRREKGCAVLMVSHELHVVMAASDRVICLNGHVCCHGAPDHVASAPEYRALFGTGTHGALALYRHDHDHDACDHDHSHDTAHKESA